The Curtobacterium herbarum genome contains the following window.
TGCCCTGGCTGGAGAGCTGCTTGGCGAGGCGCTTCGCGTGGTGCTTCGTGCGCATGAAGAGGATGCGACGGCCGGTGCCGGAGGCCAGGGCCTTGACCAGGTCCTTCTTGGCGTCGGCGTCCGCGACCTCGAAGAGGTGGTGGGTCATCGCCTCGACGGGGCTGTTCTCGTCGTCGACCGAGTGCATCACCGGGTCGTGCAGGAACTTCTTGACGAGCTTGTCCACGCCGTTGTCGAGCGTGGCGGAGAACAGCAGGCGCTGGCCCTTGACCGGGGTGGCCTGCATGATCTTGGTGACGCCGGGCAGGAAGCCCATGTCGGCCATGTGGTCGGCCTCGTCGAGGACGGTGACCTCGATGGCGTCCAGGTGCACGTGGCCCTGCTGCATGAGGTCGGCGAGGCGGCCCGGGCAGGCCACGACGATGTCGACGCCGCGGTTCAGCGCCTCGACCTGACGGCCCTGACCGACACCACCGAAGATGGTCGTCGTGTTCAGGCCCATGGCCTTGGCGAGGGGCGCGAGCGTCGCGTCGATCTGCGTCGCGAGCTCACGGGTCGGGGCGAGCACCAGGGCGCGGGGGCGACCGGCGCGACGGTTGCGGGAGGACGCGGCCAGGCGAGCGGCGAGGGGGATCGCGAAGGCGATCGTCTTGCCGGAGCCGGTGCGGCCGCGGCCGAGCACGTCCTTGCCCTGGAGCGAGTCGGGCAGGGTGTCGACCTGGATCGGGAAGGCGTTCTCCTTGCCCTGGCCGACGAGGACGTCGACCATCGGGGCGGGGACACCGAGGTCGGCGAACCGGACGTCGGTGCTGTCGGCGCTCTGGGTCGTGCTGGTGTTCTGGGTCGTGCTGGAGTTCTGGGTGGTCATGGTGACCTCTCGGGCCCGGGAGGGCCGGAAGGGCGCGCGGTCGAGGCCGGCGCGGGCGGGAGCGCATCCGCGCAGCGGTCCGGGTCCTGGTGGACGTCGGTGCTGGAGTGCGGGTGCTGTCGCCGCAGCAGAGAGCCTGGCACCGGGATCTGCGCCACCGGACGGATTCCGGGGCGAGGGTGGTGCGCGATACACATCGGTGTCGGTTCCGCACGTGATCCGACCAGACACGGGGGTCTGTCCGTCTCGTGCGGGACACCGGGAGTTTCGGGGGCGTCCGTACGACGCACGAGGCGATCGGCGCCTCGAGTGGTACCAGCATAGCGGGCTCGGGCGTCGGAACGGGAGGGGGGTCC
Protein-coding sequences here:
- a CDS encoding DEAD/DEAH box helicase, which produces MTTQNSSTTQNTSTTQSADSTDVRFADLGVPAPMVDVLVGQGKENAFPIQVDTLPDSLQGKDVLGRGRTGSGKTIAFAIPLAARLAASSRNRRAGRPRALVLAPTRELATQIDATLAPLAKAMGLNTTTIFGGVGQGRQVEALNRGVDIVVACPGRLADLMQQGHVHLDAIEVTVLDEADHMADMGFLPGVTKIMQATPVKGQRLLFSATLDNGVDKLVKKFLHDPVMHSVDDENSPVEAMTHHLFEVADADAKKDLVKALASGTGRRILFMRTKHHAKRLAKQLSSQGIPAVDLQGNLSQGARERNLARFSSGDALVLVATDVAARGVHVDAVELVVHVDPPTEHKAYLHRSGRTARAGSSGDVVTVTMPAERRDVAQMMRAAAIKVSPQHVTATSAAVTELVGAVAPYREDTTPAPQQQQPSRRQSSGDTAGQGRGRSRGRGAPAGGTGGRSGGSSSAGRSAAGSDSAGSGARRGGRSESAGRDDRRGAPRRAGSDTTRGGSASVWSSDGGYSAGRAPRDDAAPAGRRGGSRRASRPAGTGR